The genome window CGTCGAAGAGTTCACCGGTCGCCCGGCCCGGCCCGACAGCCGCGGCCCGCTGGTCCTGGTCGAGACCGGCCGCCTGCGCCTGGATACGGAGTATGGCCCCCTGTCGGTGCTGGGGGATGCGCGGATCGAAGACGGCAAGCTGATGCGGCTGTCCGCCCGGATGCCGTCGGCGTCACTGAAGAGCGGGGACGCCGAGGCCCGGGGCCTCGGCGGGCGGTTGACCCTGACGACGACGGGCGACCGGGTGGCTGTGACGACCGATTTGTCGGCCGAATCCCTGAGCCTGGGCGGCGCATCCGGACAGGCGGTGGCGGTCAGGGGCGTCGGCGATCTGCCGTATCCGGACTTCAAGGCACGGCGGGGCGACGGACACGCCGTCATCGATCTGGCCCTGACCGGGGGCCGTCTGGCCTTTGGCGAGTTGAGTGCCACCGACGCCGATCTGGCCCTGAAGGCCGAGGGCACGGTCACCGGCTGGGTCGAGACCCTGGCCTTTGCCGGAACGTCCGATGTCCAGCTGTCGGCGGGGCGTTTCGCGTCGCCCGCGGCTGCAGCCACAGACGCCACGATACGCCTGGCGAACGCCCGCGTGTCCGGCACCCGGCGCGGCAGCAGGCTGGACGGACGGTTCGAGGGACCGGTCACACTGACGGCGTCCTCGGGCCGCGCCGCAGACTTCGACCTGGCGGGCGTGTCGCTGTCCATGCCCGACCTTGCCGTGACGACAGAGGCGGGCCGCACGACCGCCGTCGGGGTCATCGATGCGAAACTCGACCGTTTCGGCTTCGACACCCTGCGGCTGGACAAGGTCATCGGGCGGATGGCGCTGGACTATCGATCGAACCGGAGCGAGGCCCTGATGCTGACCGGATCGATCGCGGCACGGAACGGGAACTGGCCCCTGTTCGGTGCCGTCGGGCCGGACGATGTGCCCGAGTTGGCCGGCATGAAGCAGGCCCTGCGCGCCTTTGCCCTGAACGCGCCCGGCGTGCGCATCACCTCCGGAGCGGGTGGCCTCGCCATCGCTCTCGCCCGACCGGCCCGCATCGTGCCCGCCAATGGCGGGATACTGACCTTAAGCCCCGTCTCGCGCCCGATCTTTGCAGCGGCACCCGGCGAGCGGGGCGGAGGCGCCCTGACCCTGACGGCCACGCGCGGCCGCGGCCTGCCCGAGGCGACGTTCTCCATCCCCGACTGGCGGCTGACGTCGGGAGGGTTCCAGGCCACCCTTGACGGCCGGGCGGCGCTCGATTTCGGCCTGGCGCGCGGGCTGCGCCTTCAGACACGCGGGGTCCTGGCCACCGATGCCGGGCGGCTGACCTATACCGCATCCCGCTGCCTGCCGCTGACGGTCGAGCGACTTGAGCTGGACGAGAACGACGTGATGGACGTGTCCGGCAGCCTGTGTTCGTCGGGAGGGCCGCTGGTGGTGTCGCAGAACGGCCGCTGGCGCGCGACCGGCCGGTTTGAAGCCGTCGCGGCCTCGGCTCCGTTTCTGGCTCTGGGATTCGCCGATGCCACCGGCACCTTCATCGCCACAGGCGCGCCGTCGGGTCTCGGGCTGGACGCGTCCGTCAGTGGGGCCCGGGCGGAGGATGCGACCCGGCCGCTGCGCTTCAACCCCCTGTCGGCCACAGGGTCGGTCCGCCTGTCCGGGGAGCGATGGAGCGGGACCTTCGATCTGGCCCGCAAGGGAGACACCCTGGGCCGCCTGACCCTGGCCCATGACGGGCTGACCGGCGCTGGCGGCGTCACGATCGACGCCCCGTCGCTGGTGTTCGCCGAAGGGGGCCTTCAGCCCGCCGACCTCAGCCCCCTGGCCGCCGACGTCGTTCGATCGCCCGCGACGGGATCGGCGTCCTTCACCGGTCGCATCGACTGGCGACCCGACCTGCCGGAGGGCTCCAGTTCCGGTCGACTGGTCATCCCCGGTATCGATTTCGTGAGCCCGGCCGGGCCGGTGAAGGGCCTGTCGGGCACCATCGACTTCACCAATCTGGCGCCCCTGACCACGGGGCCGGGCCAGACGCTGAAGGTCGCCACGCTGGACTCCATTGCGCCGCTGACCGATCTCGACCTGACCTTCCAGCTCGACAAGGCGGCGCTGTCGGTGGCGGGCGGCCGGATCGAGGCGGCAGGCGGCACGGTCAGCGTCGAGCCGTTCTCCGTGCCGCTGGACAACCGGCCCTTCTCCGGGGTCATCGTGCTGGACCAGGTGCAGCTGGGGCAGCTGATCGCGGGCTCGGGCTTTGGCGACAAGGTGCAACTGGACGCAGTCGTGTCCGGCCGCCTGCCCTTCACCAGCGACCCCGACACCGGCGTGAAGATCACCTCCGGGACCCTCTACGCGGCCCGGCCCGGCCGCCTGTCGATCCAGCGCGACGCCCTGACCGGACTTGAAGCCGGGGGCGGCGGCGCAGTGCCGCCCGGCACCGTGGAAGATCTGGCCTACCAGGCCATGGAGAACCTGGCCTTCGACGTGCTGACCGCCGATGTGAACAGCCTGGACGAGGGCCGCGTCGGCGTCGTCTTCCACATCAAGGGTCGTCACGATCCGCCCGAGCACCAGGAGCTGCGCCTGACGGTGTCCGAACTCATCAGCCGCGAGTTCCTGAACCGGCCCCTGCCCCTGCCCTCCGACACCGGGATCGACCTGACGCTGGACACCACACTGAACCTGAACCAGCTTGTCTCCGACCTTCTGGAGATCAACCAGGCACGGTCGGGCACGGACGCCGCCCCGACGACGTCGAACGAAGTCGGGCCCTGATCGTTCAGACCCCGTTCACGCCCGCTGGCGCACACCGGCGTCACGACCTCGAAGACGCCGACGGAGACTTTCCGATGACCCTCCCTTCCCGCCTGATCCGGCCGCTGCTGCTGGCGATGGGCACCGCCGTCCTGCTGGGGGCCTGCACCCCCACGATCCGGCTTCAGGTCGATCCGATCCAGATCTATGCCAAGCTGGACGCCGATGTGCGCGTGCGGCTGGATCAGGAATTGCGCGACCTGCTGACCGAAAACCCCAATCTGTTCTGATGGAAGAGAGTCACCCCATGTCGCTTCGCAAGATCTTCGTTCTGGGCGCCGCCGTCATGGCCCTTGGCCTCGCCGGAGGAGTCGCCATGGCCCAGACCTCGGCGCAAAAGGCCGCCATCGACGCGGCCAAGGCACAGGGCATTGTCGGCGAACAGGCCGACGGCTATCTGGGGTTCCGCACCCCGCCTTCGGACCCGGCGCTGCAGACGGCTGTGACGACGACCAACGATGCCCGTCGCGAAGCCTATGCCGCCAGCGCGCGTCAGGCCGGCACGACGCCGGACGTGGCCGCGGCCCGGATGTTCGAGAGCCAGCTGATGCCGCGCATGACCTCGGGCCAGTGGTATCGCAACACGGCAGGTCAGTGGGTCCAACGCTGATCTGACGCAGGCACGGTCCGTCCGGGCATGCTAAGGGCGGCGATATGATCGCCCGTCTCGTCCGTCTTTCGCTGATCACCCTGTTGGGGCTGGGCATCTCGGGCCTTGCGACCTGGGGCCTCAGCCTGTTCTGGATCGCCATCGGCGGCGGAGCCCTGCCGCTGCATGGCTGGATCGCCATGGGTCTGGGCGTCACGGGGACGGTGGGCCTGACCTATGGCCTGATGGCCCTGGCGTTCAAATCGCATCGCGAAGGCTGGGACGACCGGGTCAATAATTCGCTGGACCCCGGGCGCGATCCGTCACGCGACGACTGATTCCCGCCGTGACTCAGTCTGCCGGTGCCGCCACCGTCTCGGGCTCCGACGAGACCGGCGGCGCAGGCCTGAACAGAAGCGCAGCGATCAGACCCTCGTCGTTCAGGCCGATCCTCCACTGGGTGGCGGCTTCGTCGAACAGGACCAGGAACTGACCCTCGCCGTCCCGCATGCCTTGGGCCTCCACGCTCTGGATCGTCCCATAGCCCTCCAGAAGCGGGCGGATCGTCGGCAGCTGCCCCGTCAGCCGTGTCGCCAGGTCGCGCGTATAGAGCTTGGGGTCCAACGTCCCCGCGCGGAGTTGCTCGATGACGACTCTCAGCGTCGCTTCGGCCACCGCCACATCGGCGGTCGAGGGCGCGACCCGGGCCGTCGGGGGCGCGGTCGGCGCGGGGATGTCGAAGCTGTTCGGCAGGGTCGCGGCCGCGCCACCGGCGGGGGCCAGAGAGCGAGCCGGCCCGGCGGGAACGGTCTGCGCCATGACCGGCGAGGAAAACGCGAGGCTGAAGCCGAGGATCAGGCGGACGGCGCGGGCAGACAGGATCATGCGGGGACTCCGGAACTTCAGCCCATGATCCTCGTCCAAAGCGACAGAACAAGGGCGGCGGCCGACATGGTGGTCGCAGCCGTGATGCAGACGACGATCCAGGTCGGGGTGCGCGTCGGCTCCACCACGACCGTCTGCGGCGCGGGCGGATCCTGCGCCAGGCGCGACAGGGCCCTCGCCCCGGCCAGAACCTCTCTCAGCCCGTCGCGGATCTGGGCCCGGGGGCCGAGTTCGCGGGTGATCCAGCGTTCGACCACCGGCTGGGCCGCCGACCACAGGTCGTGATCGGGGTTCAGGCGGCGCGCGACGCCCTCGACCGAGACCATGGTCTTCTGCAGCAGGATCAGCTCGGGCCGCAGGTGCATGTCGAACAGGGCCGTGATCTCGAACAGCTGGCCCAGCAAACGGCCCATGGACACCTGCGACGCCGCCCGGCCGATCACCGGCTCCCCCACCGCCCGCAGGGCCTGGGCGAAGGCCTCGACCGAATGGTGCGGCGGGACGTATCCGGCCTCGAAATGGACCCGGGCGATGCGGGGATAATCCCGCGTCAGGAAGCCCCACAGGATCTCGGCCAGATAGCGCCGCTCGCCCTCGCCCAGCCGCCCGACGATGCCGAAATCGACGGCGGTCAGCTCGGCCGGGGCATAGGCGAACAGGTTTCCCTCGTGCAGGTCGGCGTGGAAGGTGCCGTGATCCAGGGCCTGGCTCAGGAAGGCGCGCACGACGTTGTCGGCCAGGGCGTCGATGTCCATCCCGGGCTGCAGGATCGCCTCGGGGTCCGTCATCGGCATCCCGGTCGCCCACTCCAGCGTCAGGACCCGCTTGCCGACGCCGTCCCAGACGACCTTGGGGGCCGACATGTGCATGCCGTCGCCCCGGGCCTTTTCCATGATGTCGTGAAGCTCGGACGCGGCGGCCGCTTCCAGCCGCATGTCCAGTTCCAGATACATGGAGCGGGCCACCGTCTCGACGAAGGCTTCGGGCTCCAGCCGGCGCGCGGCGGGCACCAGACGATGCACGACCCGCGCGGCCAGACGCATCGCGTCCAGCCCGGTGGTGACGCGGCGTTCGACGCCCGGTCGCAGGACCTTGACCGCGACCTTACGTCCATCCGCCAGCCAGGCGGGGTGGGCCTGGGCCAGGGAGGCGGCCCCGATCGGATCACCGAAATCGATGAAGAGACTCTCCACGGGGCGGCCGATGGATCGCTCGATCTCGCGCCGGGCCTGATCGGTCGGAAACGGCGGCAGCCTGTCCTTCAGCCGGCCCAGATCGCGCGCGAACTCGATACCGAAGATGTCGGCGCGGGTGGCCATGACCTGACCCAGCTTGATCGCCACGGGCCCCAGGGTCTCGAAGGCGCGGCCCAGACGCTGGCCGGGACGGCCGTCACGACCTTCCTTGCCGGCGAACAGGTGGATGAACCCCGCCACCGGCTTCATCCAGCCGGGCAGCAGGGGCGTCAGTTCGCGGGGCAGAAGCGCGTCGTGCTTCGCCAGGGCGCCGCCCCAGCGCAGCAGCCGCCAGGTCGCACCGACGGGATCGCGCACGGGGATCGTGGGCGGGGGGGCTGGCGCGACCCGGTATGAGGCTGACAGGCTCAGATCGCCCACCCGAAGTGGATCGCGGCGACCCCGCCCGACAGGTTGGTCACGGTCACGCGGCTGAAGCCGGCCTCCTCGATCATGGTCTTGAAGGTGGGCTGGTCGGGGAAGCGGCGGATGCTTTCGACCAGGTACTGGTAGCTGTCCCGATCCCTGGCGACCCAGCCGCCGATGCGCGGAATGGCGTGGAAGGACCAGGCGTCATAGGCCTTGCGCACGGCTTCGGCCGTGGGGCGCGAGAACTCGAGGCAGATGAACCGTCCGCCCGGCTTCACCACCCGACGCGCCTCCTTCAGCGCGCCTGCGATGTCCGAGACGTTGCGGATCCCGAAGCTGATCGAATAGGCGTCGACCGAGGCGTCCGGCATCGGCAGGGCCATGGCGTCGCCCACGGTCCAGACCATCTCCGGCTCTCCGCCCTTGTCGACCCCGGCCAGGATCATCTCGGCATTGTAGTCCAGCACGATGACGGACGCGTCGTCGCCGCCACCCCGCTCCTGGGCCGCCCGCGCCATCTTCGAATAGCGCCGGGCCATGTCGCCGGTCCCGCCTGCGACGTCCAGGATCACCTCGCCGGGCCGGGGGTTCAACCTGGAGGCCGCCGCGTCCTTCCACAGCCGGTGGACGCCCCCGCTCATCAGGTCGTTCATCAGATCATAGCTGGAGGCCACGCTGTCGAACACGCCGCGGACCATCCGGACCTTTTCGCGCGCATCGACGTCGCGGAATCCGAACGGCGAGGTCTTGGTGGAGGGGCTGTCTGTGTCGCTCATCGGGGCGGTCTAGCGCGGCAATGCGGCCTCGTCACCGGGCGGCGGCGTCGCGGGTGGCAGAAGGCCTTGATCCCGGGCGTGGCCGCTCGTGACCGGCGGGCTGCGGGGCCGCGATTCCCGGTCGGTCCATGACGGCATTGCCCGGCGCATGGCCGTGCATCCAGAACGCCCGACCTGACCGTGGGGTCTCGCAGCCAGAAGCCTTCCCCGACGTGATCTTGCCGGGTCGGGCAACCGGGTCTAGGCCAGCGTCATGTCCCGTCCCATCGTTTCCCCGACCGACGCCGTCGCTGCCCTGTCCGGCTGGACCGTCGCCCCGGGCGATCGCCCGGCCATCGCCCGTGCCCTGAAATTCGCCGATTTCAACGCCGCCTTCGCCTTCATGACGCGCGTGGCGCTGAAGGCCGAGACGATGGACCACCATCCGGAATGGTCGAACGTCTACAACCGCGTGGACATCCTGCTGACCACCCACGATGCGGGCGGGGTGACCGAGCTCGATCTCACGCTGGCGCGCTTCATCGATGACGCCGCGACGTCCCTGGGAGGGGAATGACATGACGAAACCTGGACGCGTCGCCGGCAAGGCGGCCCTGATCACCGGCGGAGCCCAGGGCCTGGGAGAGGCGATCGCCTGGATGCTGGCGCGCGAGGGTTCAAAGGTCGCGGTAACCGACATCAATGGCCCGGGTGCCCTGGCCCTGGCAGCCCGCATCAATGCCGAAATTCCCGGCTCGGCCTTTGGCTATGCCCACGACGTGGCCTCGGAGGACCAGTGGGTCGACGTTGTGGGTCGGGCGGCGGCGGACATGGGCGGGCTGTCCATCCTGGTGAACAACGCGGGCGTCGGCGACGTCCTGATGTTCGCCGAGCAGGACACTGCCGAGAACTGGCAGCGGCAATACGAAATCAACCTGCGGTCCGTGATGTTCGGCTGCAAGCACGCCATGCCGCATCTGCGGGCCTCGGGCGCGGCCTCGATCGTCAATATCTCGTCGATCGCGGGGCTCGCCGCCGGGGTCGGTATGGGGGCCTACAACGCCACCAAGGCCGCCGTCTGGATGTACACCAAGACGGTCGCGCTGGAGGCCGCAAAGATGGACTGGAACGTCCGCGTCAACTCGGTGCACCCCGTGTTCATCAAGACAGCGATCCTGGACCCCTTCATCGCCATGGCCGGCGGTGACGAGGTCAAGGCGCACGAGCGGCTGGCGCGCGGCATCCCGCTCAAGCGGATCGGCGAGCCGAACGACGTCGCCTATTGCGTCCTCTATCTGGCGTCGGACGAATCCAAGTTCGTCACGGGATCGGAATTCAAGATCGACGGCGGCATGACGGCGCAGTGAGTCAAGGGCGCTAACGCTCGCGACACGGTCGCTCGCTGCTTGAGCGCGGATTGGCAAAGGGCGCTAACGCTCGCGACACGGTCGCTCGCTGCTTGAGCGCGGATTGGCAAGGGGCGCTGACGCGCGGCGCACGGAGCCTCGTTGCCTGGGCGCGTTCCGGGTCAGTCCGACAGGTCCACCGGCAGGATCTGGCTGGCCAGGAGGGTCTCCATGCCGCGCCAGTGGTCGGCCCCTTGCGCTTCCACCCAGGCCTGGACCGTGTCGCGGCCGAGGCCATAGTTGATGATATAGCTGCGATAGGTCTCGATGAAGCGCAGCCGCTGGGCCGCCTTGTCCGGCGTGGTCAGGGTGTATCTGGCCAGCCGCGCGATGGTCTCCTCGCGGTTCACGCGCCCGGCCAGAAAGTCGTCGGCGATCGTGTATTCCGCCCGCGCCAGCTGCCGCATCAGGGCCTGAAGCCGGGCCTTTTTCGCGAAATCGGCGCCCGTGATCCCGGCCAGCGGGGCCAGTACCTGCTGTTCGAACCGCGCGCCCTCGTCGCCGGGGAATGCCAGGTCGATCCCGTAGTTGGCGCTGCCCTCGGCCACGAAGGACATGGGCGAGAACAGCGGATAGACGCTCATCTCCACCCAGCCCCGCTCGCGCACGAAGGTCCGCTCCAGCAGCGCGTTGTAGACGTGGTGTCCGGGATAGCCCTCGTGGCACCCCAGATCGATGGCCCGCTCGGTGTAGATGGGGAAGTCGGTGTTGATCTCGATCCTGGAGGCCGCATCCCCCTGGAAATAATTGTAGCCCGACCACGGCTTGTCGGTGACGAAGGCGAGGGTGAACCGCTCGTTGGCAGGCAGGGCGATGTGTTCGGCGGTGCGGCGGCGGCACTCGGCGATGGCGGCGGTCATGACCGGTTCCAGCCGGTCCCTGGGAATGATGAAGGCCGATTTGAACGCCGCGACACGCTCCACCAGCGGCCCATCCCCCGGCAGCAGGGCATCGATCTGGTCGAGCGCCGCGTCATAGTCCGACAGGGGCTTCAGTTCCGGCCGGACCCCGAACAGGGCGAAGGCCTCTTCGGCGAACGGCAGCCGCTCGCCCTGGATGAAACGCAGTCGCGCGGAGGCCGCCGAGACGTGGGCCAGAAGATAGGCCTTGCGCTGCACGACCACGGGGTCCGCCCCCAGCACGGAGACCGCGTTCAACCGGTCCGCCAGCGCGGCCGCGCCCTGCATCAGGGCGGGCACGTCGCGCGGCGCGGCCCTGGCCGCCTCGGCCCATTCCGCCGGACCGTAATAGGCATCCACATATCCGGGCTCGCGCTCGCCGATCTCCAGCGTCAGGCGCACATAGTCCGCGGCGATGGCGTCCAGACTGTCGCCGGACGGTTCGGCGTCAGCCGCCGTCGCGCAGGCCCCCAGAAGCAGCAGAACGGCGAGAAACAGGCGACGCATGACGCACTCCGGCAACGATCGACGGCACGCTATGGCGCCCCTCCAATGCCGCCAAGCCTCATTCCGGGATTGAGACCCTCGCGGACCTGCTGTAAGGCCCTTCGTCCGGTCATCAGGCCGTGGCGATGCACCCGTAGCTCAGCTGGATAGAGTACTGCCCTCCGAAGGCAGGGGTCAGAGGTTCGAATCCTCTCGGGTGCGCCAGTCTTTTCAATACGTTAGCCGCTGATCACGGACCGGTCTTTTTCGCCGTTACACCACCATGCCACCACGCGACCCAATCTCGCGCAGTTGAATCGCGGCCCTGGCCTCGGCCTCCGCACGCGGAACGCCCCCCGAAAACTCCAGGATAGCCGCTCGCTCGACCCACTCTGCCCAGGTCGAAACGTGGGCGTCGGCCATGTCTGAGCTCAGGGTATCTGTTTCAGAGGTGGGAACCGTGGGAACCGTGGGAACCGCTAGCACAAGCCCCTGATCTATTTGACGAAAAGCGGTTCCCACCTTGTCGCTTTGCGGTTCCCACCTCGTTTCCAGGTGGGAACCGCCCGCCCATCGCTCGCGAGCCTCGCGGATCGCGGCGGCCAGGCGGGCGTCACTCGTCAAAATCGGCCTCGAGAATGCTGGCCTTGACCCAATAGAGGCGCTGGGCGACGCCGTTAATCTTCTTCTTCTTGCCCCAGTGCTTGCCCTCGCCGCGCTCGAGGTGGCCAGCCGCATGGACCATGCGGGCCGCGTCCGTGCCCCCCGTTACGTCTTTCAACACCTCGTCCCACCCCTGAGGGTAGAACAGATAGTAGAGCTCCCTCGCGGTCGTGACGTAGCGGATGCCTAAAGCATTGAGCGATCGGGCCTCGCCCGTGCGATGGCCCTCGACCCGTTCGTCGACGGCCTCGCCCCATTCGGTCTGATCGTTGTCGTTCCTCGCGCCGAACCGGCTGGCCTGTTGCTGGATTGCGGCCTTGAGCGCCAGGAGGACGGCGCGCTGTTCTCGCGGGGCTGATCGGCCGAACGACGTCGCCCATCGATCGAACACCTCGTGACAGGCCTTGGCCGCCGCGCCCTCGGGCCAGGGCACGATTCCGAATGCGGCGGCCAGCTCGCCCGCCGCTGCCGCGAGGGCGAACCGGTTGGACGCACGGTGCACCTGGCCGTTGTCGTCCCGCTCTTTCGAGGCTCCGACGAAGGCTTGCATGATCTCTCGCGCCAGGGCTTTGGCCGCCTTGGGATCGGCCACGAAGCGCTCGACGAAGGCCGGTCCGGCATGGCCATAATGGGCTTGCGTCCCGGCGTTCACAGCCTCTGAGAAGAGCGCCGGATCATCGAACCCATGCAGCGTTTCCCAGATCCCGAGCCCCTTGCCGGCATCGGCCGGGATGTCGAGCAAGCGGAGCTCTTGCCCTGCCATGACGCGACCGCCCTTGGCCGAGGACCGGATGTGATCGGCGAGGCTGATTTCGCCGGTAGAGACCGACAGGACCAGCCATTCGGTGCGCCGCCTCAGTTGGCCCGAGGTGCTCGCCCGCGCCTTCCCTTGGCCGCTCGCAAGGGCATAGGCGGCCAGGCCGACTTGCTCGGGTGCGATCTCGTTGATTTCGTCCAGGGCGAGGACCGTCTCGGAATGGCCCTGGGCGACGGCCTCGAGCGCATTCGCCGTCGCTCGCCACGACTGAGCGCCGCCTAGGACACCGCTGCCACCACACCACACAGACGCGGCCGCTCGGCCCAGGGTGCTCTTTCCCATTGATGACAGGCCCCGGAAATGGAACCCGCCCCCCTCGAGCCCGAGCGGCCTCAGCAACGGCCCGGCGAAGCCGATCGACAGCGCCAGGAGGAGGAGGCTGTTGCCCGGCGCACGGGCGGCGACCAGCTCCTGCCATTCGGCCATCGTCCCTTGCGTCCCGTGGGGAAACCCGGCCGGGTCGCCAGTGAACATGACGGGCTCCCCGCCGGGCGGGCCGATGGTGCGTGACGGCAGGACGAACCGGTTGGCCGTCGCCCACCCCGTCGAGTTGGCCAAGGTGATTCGGCGCGAACACTCGAGTTCGCCCAGGCACGCGGTGAAGCGGTCGCCTTGCCCCTTGGCGGGCTTGATCATCAACCCCTGACTGGCGAGCCGCGACCTCACCGCGCCGGGTTCCGAGACCAGCGTCCCCCTCGGGATGATCTCGGTTTTGGATCGGCCGTCACGATCCTTGAACCGCACCACCACGGCCCACCCGTCGCCGTTAGGATCGCGTGCTTCGCCGATCACTTCGAACGGCGCGCTGATCTTCGTCGAAAACTTCTCCCCGTTCTTCGCCGTCTGATCGGCCCAGAGCCCCTCGTGATCCAGGCGGTATCCGAACGGAAGGGTCACCCCGCCTGCGACGCCTTCCATGACGGCCTCGTCTATCAGGGCCGCCGCCTGGGCGCGGTCGAAGCCGCTGGGCATAGGGTCGGCTAGATCCCAGGCATCGTCGAAATAGGCGGGCGGACGGACCGTTCCCACCTGGGCGGCCTCGGCCTTGCTGGCATGTCGCGCCACGGCTACGGCGGCGTCGATACCGGCCTTGTCGTGGTCCGGCCAGATGATCACGGTCCGCCCCGCGAGCGGCGACCAGTCGGCCTTGCCGCTGGCTTTGGAGCCGCCCGACCAGGTGATGACGGCCATGTCCGGAAACAGCGCCTGGGCGGCGTCGGCCGTCTTCTCTCCCTCCACGACCAGGACGGCGGCGTGAGGCCGGGCGGCCAGTCGGTCCAGACCATAGAGCGGCCGAGGCTCCGGAGCGGCCTTGAAGCGCCAGCGAAGACGCGACCCGTCGCGCCAGAGGGTGAGCGGCAGTACGTCTTTTGAGCCCTCCGCATCGAAGCGGGCGACGTGGTGAAGCGGCTCGCCCCGGGCGTCTCGATAGGTCCAGACGGCCGAGGCCTCGCCCTTGTCCCGGAACGATATCGGCCAGGGCGGC of Brevundimonas subvibrioides contains these proteins:
- a CDS encoding intermembrane phospholipid transport protein YdbH family protein; amino-acid sequence: MVLLIVVILGTVAWTNRRVAAREILVGWLDRRGIEADVSIERLELTGFVGRVRIGDASNPDVTIERVEVDYALGLPWSRQGPGVTPSRIRLVRPVARATWKAGRLSFGALDPLVEEFTGRPARPDSRGPLVLVETGRLRLDTEYGPLSVLGDARIEDGKLMRLSARMPSASLKSGDAEARGLGGRLTLTTTGDRVAVTTDLSAESLSLGGASGQAVAVRGVGDLPYPDFKARRGDGHAVIDLALTGGRLAFGELSATDADLALKAEGTVTGWVETLAFAGTSDVQLSAGRFASPAAAATDATIRLANARVSGTRRGSRLDGRFEGPVTLTASSGRAADFDLAGVSLSMPDLAVTTEAGRTTAVGVIDAKLDRFGFDTLRLDKVIGRMALDYRSNRSEALMLTGSIAARNGNWPLFGAVGPDDVPELAGMKQALRAFALNAPGVRITSGAGGLAIALARPARIVPANGGILTLSPVSRPIFAAAPGERGGGALTLTATRGRGLPEATFSIPDWRLTSGGFQATLDGRAALDFGLARGLRLQTRGVLATDAGRLTYTASRCLPLTVERLELDENDVMDVSGSLCSSGGPLVVSQNGRWRATGRFEAVAASAPFLALGFADATGTFIATGAPSGLGLDASVSGARAEDATRPLRFNPLSATGSVRLSGERWSGTFDLARKGDTLGRLTLAHDGLTGAGGVTIDAPSLVFAEGGLQPADLSPLAADVVRSPATGSASFTGRIDWRPDLPEGSSSGRLVIPGIDFVSPAGPVKGLSGTIDFTNLAPLTTGPGQTLKVATLDSIAPLTDLDLTFQLDKAALSVAGGRIEAAGGTVSVEPFSVPLDNRPFSGVIVLDQVQLGQLIAGSGFGDKVQLDAVVSGRLPFTSDPDTGVKITSGTLYAARPGRLSIQRDALTGLEAGGGGAVPPGTVEDLAYQAMENLAFDVLTADVNSLDEGRVGVVFHIKGRHDPPEHQELRLTVSELISREFLNRPLPLPSDTGIDLTLDTTLNLNQLVSDLLEINQARSGTDAAPTTSNEVGP
- a CDS encoding YdbL family protein encodes the protein MSLRKIFVLGAAVMALGLAGGVAMAQTSAQKAAIDAAKAQGIVGEQADGYLGFRTPPSDPALQTAVTTTNDARREAYAASARQAGTTPDVAAARMFESQLMPRMTSGQWYRNTAGQWVQR
- the ubiB gene encoding 2-polyprenylphenol 6-hydroxylase; translation: MGDLSLSASYRVAPAPPPTIPVRDPVGATWRLLRWGGALAKHDALLPRELTPLLPGWMKPVAGFIHLFAGKEGRDGRPGQRLGRAFETLGPVAIKLGQVMATRADIFGIEFARDLGRLKDRLPPFPTDQARREIERSIGRPVESLFIDFGDPIGAASLAQAHPAWLADGRKVAVKVLRPGVERRVTTGLDAMRLAARVVHRLVPAARRLEPEAFVETVARSMYLELDMRLEAAAASELHDIMEKARGDGMHMSAPKVVWDGVGKRVLTLEWATGMPMTDPEAILQPGMDIDALADNVVRAFLSQALDHGTFHADLHEGNLFAYAPAELTAVDFGIVGRLGEGERRYLAEILWGFLTRDYPRIARVHFEAGYVPPHHSVEAFAQALRAVGEPVIGRAASQVSMGRLLGQLFEITALFDMHLRPELILLQKTMVSVEGVARRLNPDHDLWSAAQPVVERWITRELGPRAQIRDGLREVLAGARALSRLAQDPPAPQTVVVEPTRTPTWIVVCITAATTMSAAALVLSLWTRIMG
- a CDS encoding class I SAM-dependent methyltransferase, encoding MSDTDSPSTKTSPFGFRDVDAREKVRMVRGVFDSVASSYDLMNDLMSGGVHRLWKDAAASRLNPRPGEVILDVAGGTGDMARRYSKMARAAQERGGGDDASVIVLDYNAEMILAGVDKGGEPEMVWTVGDAMALPMPDASVDAYSISFGIRNVSDIAGALKEARRVVKPGGRFICLEFSRPTAEAVRKAYDAWSFHAIPRIGGWVARDRDSYQYLVESIRRFPDQPTFKTMIEEAGFSRVTVTNLSGGVAAIHFGWAI
- a CDS encoding 4a-hydroxytetrahydrobiopterin dehydratase; protein product: MSRPIVSPTDAVAALSGWTVAPGDRPAIARALKFADFNAAFAFMTRVALKAETMDHHPEWSNVYNRVDILLTTHDAGGVTELDLTLARFIDDAATSLGGE
- a CDS encoding YnbE family lipoprotein, whose amino-acid sequence is MTLPSRLIRPLLLAMGTAVLLGACTPTIRLQVDPIQIYAKLDADVRVRLDQELRDLLTENPNLF
- a CDS encoding SDR family oxidoreductase yields the protein MTKPGRVAGKAALITGGAQGLGEAIAWMLAREGSKVAVTDINGPGALALAARINAEIPGSAFGYAHDVASEDQWVDVVGRAAADMGGLSILVNNAGVGDVLMFAEQDTAENWQRQYEINLRSVMFGCKHAMPHLRASGAASIVNISSIAGLAAGVGMGAYNATKAAVWMYTKTVALEAAKMDWNVRVNSVHPVFIKTAILDPFIAMAGGDEVKAHERLARGIPLKRIGEPNDVAYCVLYLASDESKFVTGSEFKIDGGMTAQ